The following proteins come from a genomic window of Flavobacterium crocinum:
- the hemA gene encoding glutamyl-tRNA reductase, with translation MENFNMSRSSTFYALGLSYKKADAVIRGKFSLDAKSQSDLLLQAKAEGIESLVVTSTCNRTEIYGFAHHPYQLIKLLCENSNGSVEEFRQAAYIYKNEEAVSHMFRVGTGLDSQILGDFEIISQIKTAFNNSKREGLVNTFLDRLVNTVIQASKKVKTETKISSGATSVSFASVQYIIRNVADIGNKNILLFGTGKIGRNTCENLVKHTKNSHIALINRTKNKAELLAGKLNVIVKDYADLKQELQQADVLVVATGAQNPTIDKTSLALQKPLLILDLSIPRNVDANVEEIPGVTLIHLDDLSQITDDTLEKRKQHIPAAEAIIDDLKLELNTWVNGRKCAPTIHALKSKLNDIVSAEFAFQKRKTTHFDDAQMDLISSRIIQKLTNHFASHLKNENTSVDQSIEFIEKVFQIGQLAPNKASSPIEEKYKINLS, from the coding sequence ATGGAAAATTTTAATATGTCCAGATCCTCCACTTTTTATGCATTGGGGTTAAGCTACAAGAAAGCAGATGCAGTTATCAGAGGAAAATTTAGTCTAGATGCTAAATCACAATCTGATTTATTGCTGCAGGCCAAGGCAGAAGGGATAGAATCATTGGTAGTTACTTCTACCTGCAATAGAACTGAAATTTATGGTTTTGCCCATCATCCTTATCAACTCATCAAACTGCTTTGCGAGAACAGCAATGGCTCTGTAGAAGAATTTCGGCAGGCTGCTTATATATATAAGAATGAAGAAGCTGTCAGCCATATGTTCCGGGTAGGAACAGGTTTAGACAGTCAGATTCTGGGTGATTTTGAAATCATCAGCCAGATTAAAACCGCCTTTAACAATAGTAAACGGGAAGGTTTGGTCAATACATTTCTGGACCGGCTGGTAAATACAGTTATTCAGGCGAGCAAAAAAGTTAAAACGGAGACGAAAATTTCTTCTGGTGCAACATCGGTTTCTTTTGCATCAGTGCAGTATATTATCCGAAATGTGGCGGATATTGGAAACAAAAATATTTTGCTGTTCGGAACGGGGAAAATAGGAAGAAATACGTGCGAAAACTTAGTAAAACATACTAAAAACAGCCATATTGCCCTTATAAACAGAACAAAAAACAAAGCCGAATTACTGGCTGGCAAGCTGAATGTTATTGTAAAAGATTATGCTGATTTAAAACAGGAACTGCAGCAGGCCGATGTGCTGGTTGTAGCTACAGGAGCACAAAATCCCACTATTGACAAAACATCGCTTGCTTTACAGAAACCCTTATTGATTCTGGATTTATCCATCCCGCGCAATGTAGATGCCAATGTAGAAGAAATCCCCGGTGTAACTTTAATACATCTGGATGATCTGTCTCAAATTACGGATGACACGCTGGAAAAGAGAAAACAGCATATTCCTGCTGCAGAAGCCATTATTGATGATCTGAAATTAGAACTGAATACCTGGGTGAACGGCCGAAAATGTGCTCCGACTATTCATGCCTTAAAATCCAAGCTAAATGATATTGTATCAGCAGAATTTGCTTTTCAAAAAAGGAAAACAACCCATTTTGATGATGCACAGATGGATTTAATCAGTTCAAGAATTATTCAAAAATTAACAAACCATTTTGCCAGCCATTTAAAAAATGAAAACACTTCAGTGGATCAAAGCATTGAATTCATTGAAAAAGTATTTCAGATAGGACAGCTTGCACCGAATAAGGCTTCTTCACCAATAGAAGAAAAATACAAAATCAATCTGTCATAA
- a CDS encoding anti-sigma factor, whose translation MEDKQYIESGILELYVYGLLTEKENLEIAELARKNPEIESEIISIEKAVSALSSSFSPFHSAANFEKIKARLELKHTKVVDIKPASNLPQYFGWAAALLLLLGFGYQTLELAKSKQAVSEAGGKKNKIEREYAILDQQNKQTEKNLSIVRDIKNTSVTLGGQSVSPASFAKVYWNKETKTTYIDAAGLPNPPKGMVYQVWSLKLSTVLTPTSIGLLDNFEENSQKIFAVSQTDSAEAFGITLEPAGGSLTPTMEQLYTLGKV comes from the coding sequence ATGGAAGATAAGCAATATATTGAATCAGGCATTTTAGAACTTTACGTTTACGGCCTGCTGACAGAAAAAGAGAACCTGGAAATTGCCGAACTGGCCAGAAAAAACCCTGAGATTGAAAGTGAAATCATTTCTATAGAAAAAGCTGTTTCAGCCTTATCATCAAGCTTCTCACCTTTCCATTCGGCTGCCAATTTCGAGAAAATAAAAGCGCGTTTAGAGCTTAAACATACTAAAGTTGTCGATATAAAACCAGCATCAAACCTGCCGCAATACTTCGGCTGGGCGGCTGCATTATTATTATTGCTAGGTTTTGGATATCAGACTTTAGAACTGGCAAAATCCAAACAGGCAGTCTCTGAGGCTGGAGGCAAAAAAAATAAAATTGAAAGAGAATATGCTATTTTAGACCAGCAGAATAAACAGACTGAGAAAAATCTGAGCATTGTGAGAGACATTAAAAATACAAGCGTTACTCTGGGCGGACAATCAGTATCTCCGGCATCATTTGCAAAAGTGTACTGGAACAAAGAAACAAAAACGACTTATATCGACGCGGCAGGTCTGCCAAACCCTCCAAAAGGAATGGTTTACCAGGTTTGGTCTTTAAAACTAAGTACGGTGCTTACACCGACAAGTATTGGTCTGCTGGATAATTTTGAAGAAAACTCTCAAAAAATCTTCGCTGTAAGCCAAACCGATTCAGCTGAAGCTTTTGGCATCACGCTGGAACCTGCAGGGGGAAGCCTCACACCTACAATGGAACAGCTTTATACTTTAGGAAAAGTCTAA
- a CDS encoding RNA polymerase sigma factor encodes MSQEELLVLIRKKDERAFTHLYDMYSKSLFSVINVLVKNREEAEDVLQEVFVKIWKNIDSYSESKGRFYTWILNIARNTSIDKLRSKNFNNTQKNLSSDNFVNLLDDSNKLANKLDAIGIQEFVKKLKPKCIEIIDLLFFKGYTQQEASEELAIPLGTVKTQNRNCINDLRNYLKI; translated from the coding sequence ATGAGCCAAGAAGAATTATTGGTATTAATCCGCAAAAAAGATGAAAGGGCTTTCACCCATCTCTATGATATGTATTCAAAAAGCTTGTTTTCGGTCATAAATGTTCTGGTAAAAAACCGCGAAGAAGCCGAAGATGTCCTGCAGGAAGTCTTTGTAAAAATCTGGAAAAACATCGATAGCTACAGCGAAAGCAAGGGCCGGTTCTACACCTGGATCCTTAATATTGCAAGGAATACATCTATTGACAAGCTGCGATCCAAAAATTTCAACAACACCCAAAAAAACCTTTCTTCGGATAATTTCGTAAATCTGTTAGATGACAGTAATAAATTAGCTAATAAACTAGATGCAATTGGCATTCAGGAGTTCGTTAAAAAACTGAAACCAAAATGTATCGAGATTATTGATCTGCTATTCTTTAAGGGATATACCCAGCAGGAAGCTTCAGAAGAATTAGCTATACCTTTGGGAACTGTAAAGACACAAAACAGAAACTGTATCAACGATTTAAGAAATTATTTAAAGATATAA
- a CDS encoding TonB-dependent siderophore receptor: MKKVLFFAAALTASLQIYAQKKDSISGKYTLMDEVIIGGVRKSKDVSSELASKLPLKNLENPQVTASVSPQLIKNRNFFTQGEMLKNATGVAPSWAGISPYYSIRGFRTRSSFRNGVNGYVASDMDPANIAQLEVIKGPSAVIFGGGGATMITFGGLINRVTLKPQQTTFADITVMGGSYNLQRATLDINTPLDKDGKVLARLTGAYNYNDTFRDQGFSKTFFLAPSISYKISDDLNIQLDAEILNKTATNNPLYQVALGTAKSADELHLDYYRSFNDNSLTLNNKAVNIYGKVIYRLSENWKSETNLISVNNKTPGDYIRLRLDDNSQNVTRRVYRMYPENITSQQIQQDFVGNFKIGSVKNRLIAGVEYYHYLYGIASKSMNFTKVSAAGTDPENANFNNEYISGQLALKPYGENYKAIQDHYSLYISDVINPLENLSVMLSARINYINNKGTEDLLTATTTGDYTQTAVSPKLGINYQIIPERIALFANYMNGFQPQAPQSVNGQMTNFQPVYGNQWESGVKVSLKKNLLDAVLSYYNIDLTNAVRQNPNDTASYLQDGEQRSKGFEADLESNPMKGLFLHAGFAYNDSKLIVSDALTQGLRPVDAGPKLSGTWYVNYAPQSKALNGFSLGIGGSHYGKDLMINNINGSFYTNPYIVINSVLSFEKTRYVFSLSANNLLNEHYWYGGRGMVTPGTLRQVILSLKLKL, from the coding sequence ATGAAAAAAGTACTATTTTTTGCGGCAGCTTTGACGGCTTCACTACAAATCTATGCGCAAAAAAAAGACAGCATATCGGGCAAATATACCTTAATGGACGAGGTGATTATTGGAGGAGTCAGAAAGTCCAAAGATGTTTCCAGTGAACTGGCTTCTAAATTGCCACTCAAGAACCTGGAAAATCCTCAGGTGACCGCTTCGGTCTCACCGCAGCTTATTAAAAACAGAAATTTTTTCACTCAAGGCGAAATGCTCAAAAATGCCACAGGTGTTGCGCCCAGCTGGGCAGGAATTTCACCTTATTATTCCATCCGGGGATTTCGTACCCGATCGAGCTTCAGAAATGGCGTAAACGGTTATGTGGCCTCTGATATGGATCCGGCAAACATCGCCCAGTTAGAAGTAATCAAAGGACCAAGCGCTGTAATTTTTGGCGGAGGCGGCGCAACTATGATTACTTTTGGAGGACTAATTAATCGGGTTACCCTAAAACCACAACAGACCACTTTTGCTGACATTACTGTAATGGGCGGATCTTACAATCTGCAACGTGCAACTCTTGATATCAATACACCTCTTGACAAAGATGGAAAGGTTCTTGCCCGTTTAACCGGCGCTTATAACTACAATGATACTTTTCGGGACCAGGGTTTTTCAAAAACATTTTTTTTAGCTCCAAGTATTTCTTATAAAATCAGCGATGATTTAAATATTCAGCTTGATGCCGAAATTTTAAACAAAACCGCTACCAACAATCCGCTTTACCAGGTGGCTTTGGGGACTGCTAAATCAGCAGATGAACTCCATTTGGATTATTACCGTTCTTTCAATGACAACTCACTTACACTCAATAATAAGGCAGTAAATATTTACGGAAAAGTCATTTACAGGCTTTCAGAGAATTGGAAATCGGAAACCAATTTAATTTCAGTCAATAATAAAACTCCGGGCGATTACATCCGATTAAGATTAGATGATAACAGCCAGAATGTGACGCGAAGAGTGTACAGAATGTATCCGGAAAACATTACCAGCCAGCAGATCCAGCAGGATTTTGTGGGGAATTTCAAAATTGGCAGTGTGAAAAACCGGCTGATTGCGGGGGTTGAATACTATCATTATCTCTATGGGATTGCCAGTAAATCTATGAATTTTACTAAAGTTTCAGCTGCTGGGACAGATCCTGAGAATGCTAATTTTAATAATGAATACATTTCCGGTCAATTGGCCTTAAAACCCTATGGAGAGAATTATAAGGCAATTCAGGATCATTATTCCCTATATATTTCAGACGTTATCAACCCTTTGGAGAATTTAAGTGTAATGCTTAGTGCCCGAATCAATTACATCAATAACAAAGGGACTGAGGATTTATTAACAGCGACAACTACCGGGGATTACACACAAACGGCTGTTTCTCCGAAATTGGGAATCAATTACCAGATTATCCCTGAAAGAATAGCATTATTTGCTAATTATATGAATGGTTTTCAGCCGCAGGCACCGCAGTCGGTAAACGGGCAGATGACCAATTTCCAGCCCGTTTATGGAAACCAGTGGGAATCGGGAGTTAAAGTTTCCCTGAAAAAGAACCTGTTGGATGCCGTTTTGAGCTATTATAATATTGATCTAACCAATGCGGTAAGACAAAATCCAAATGATACGGCTTCCTATCTGCAGGATGGCGAGCAGCGCAGTAAAGGTTTTGAAGCAGATTTAGAATCAAATCCGATGAAAGGACTGTTTTTGCATGCTGGTTTTGCTTATAATGACAGTAAACTTATTGTTTCCGATGCACTTACTCAAGGGCTAAGGCCTGTAGATGCCGGTCCCAAACTTTCCGGAACCTGGTACGTGAATTACGCTCCGCAGTCAAAAGCTTTAAATGGCTTTTCATTAGGTATAGGCGGCAGTCATTATGGTAAAGATCTGATGATCAATAATATCAATGGCTCTTTTTATACGAATCCTTATATAGTAATCAACTCGGTGCTGAGTTTTGAGAAAACCCGTTATGTATTTTCGCTTTCTGCCAATAACCTGCTCAACGAACATTATTGGTATGGCGGCCGTGGTATGGTTACTCCGGGAACCCTTCGCCAGGTGATTTTATCTTTGAAATTAAAATTGTAA
- a CDS encoding PepSY-associated TM helix domain-containing protein: MKKITKTSFKLHSCLGLFFGVLYLFFGISGALLVFKKEIEYFNNPPMHCCVKGSKTISLNQMYHKVSERYPQARQIMLQTFPRNSCDTYEFMIFNYQDNVSDNYLYCCMVDPYSGKIVAEGSFSSLQSPFFRWLYAAHYSLLIDKPGRLITAIAAIALILNLITGVIIYRKKIFAVLVFKEKLNRKSSRTLYSSLHRIIGVWTLLLNFILFFTGFWMNKSLFLPSEWELISKKEQNYRTRANIDQVIKHAWEIPNFNPIAVKIAADKKTDIIVSGEFSDTQNPLYFGKGSDVYYDSDNGTWIKTIRIEEKSFSDRFYWIMKQLHRGDYDSFWIKILYVIAGFSPAILSITGFILWKRKGRKEISKKHK; this comes from the coding sequence TTGAAAAAAATTACAAAGACCTCATTTAAACTGCACAGCTGCCTCGGATTGTTTTTCGGGGTACTGTATCTGTTTTTTGGAATTTCGGGCGCTTTATTGGTTTTTAAAAAAGAGATTGAGTATTTCAATAATCCGCCAATGCATTGCTGTGTAAAGGGCAGTAAAACCATTTCATTAAACCAGATGTATCATAAAGTCTCTGAGAGGTATCCCCAGGCGCGGCAGATCATGCTGCAGACTTTTCCCAGAAATAGCTGCGACACCTATGAATTTATGATTTTTAATTATCAGGATAATGTCAGCGATAATTATCTCTATTGCTGTATGGTAGACCCTTATTCTGGAAAAATTGTAGCAGAAGGCAGTTTTAGCTCTTTACAATCGCCTTTTTTCCGCTGGCTGTATGCTGCGCATTATTCCCTTTTAATTGATAAACCAGGCAGGCTTATAACGGCCATTGCGGCCATTGCATTAATTTTAAACTTAATTACAGGTGTGATCATTTATCGCAAAAAGATATTTGCTGTACTTGTTTTTAAAGAGAAGTTAAATCGTAAATCTTCCAGAACCCTTTATTCTTCGCTGCACAGGATTATTGGTGTCTGGACCCTGTTGCTTAATTTTATTCTTTTTTTTACAGGTTTCTGGATGAATAAAAGTCTTTTTTTACCTTCTGAATGGGAATTAATTTCTAAGAAAGAACAGAATTATCGGACAAGGGCAAATATTGACCAGGTGATAAAACATGCCTGGGAAATTCCAAATTTCAATCCAATTGCCGTAAAAATAGCTGCTGATAAAAAAACGGATATTATAGTAAGCGGTGAGTTCTCTGATACCCAAAACCCGCTGTATTTTGGTAAAGGCAGCGACGTTTATTATGACAGTGATAACGGAACTTGGATCAAAACCATACGCATTGAAGAAAAATCATTTTCCGACCGGTTTTATTGGATCATGAAACAGCTTCACAGGGGGGATTATGACAGTTTTTGGATAAAAATTTTGTATGTAATTGCCGGATTCAGTCCTGCAATACTTTCTATTACGGGATTTATTCTTTGGAAAAGAAAAGGCAGAAAAGAAATATCTAAAAAACACAAATAA
- a CDS encoding hybrid sensor histidine kinase/response regulator, with product MRKSGVSFVTKIVDSRNVFEESLDTFLPDIILSDYTLPSFDAVSAFKIVKDRSLNIPFVIISGTIGEENAVMLIKEGVTDYVSKNNFSSLIQKINRALKEAEELVQKEELIEKLKIQTAALLKANQELELQNAEKEKRAIELLNANKELLAFNFISSHDLQEPLRKIQTFISIIMEKEINTMTEAGKNNLKRIHVSATRMRQLIEDLLEFSKVSVLEHPYEVSDLSAVIEDIKSEFSDAIDQKKAVFKINGLVPAYIRPFQFRQLIYNLISNSLKFSIPDIELHITIQSTIIKYSEFKLLNLPGSTQVCDYWNLTFKDNGIGFEAQYNETVFIIFQRLHHIEEYPGTGIGLAIVKKIVENHNGIITADGNLNKGVLFNIYIQ from the coding sequence TTGAGAAAATCAGGGGTGTCGTTTGTAACAAAAATAGTCGATTCAAGAAATGTTTTTGAAGAATCTCTTGATACATTTTTGCCCGATATTATCCTATCAGATTATACGCTGCCTTCATTTGATGCTGTTTCTGCGTTTAAAATAGTAAAAGACAGGAGCCTTAATATACCCTTTGTCATAATTTCAGGTACTATTGGGGAAGAAAATGCTGTCATGCTTATAAAAGAAGGTGTTACGGATTATGTTTCCAAAAATAATTTCTCATCCCTGATCCAAAAAATAAATCGTGCCCTGAAAGAAGCAGAAGAATTAGTTCAGAAAGAAGAGCTTATTGAAAAACTAAAAATACAGACTGCAGCACTGCTTAAGGCAAATCAGGAACTCGAACTCCAAAATGCGGAGAAGGAAAAAAGAGCAATTGAGCTATTGAATGCAAATAAAGAACTGCTTGCTTTTAATTTTATCTCAAGCCATGACCTGCAGGAACCGCTGCGAAAAATTCAGACTTTCATTTCCATTATAATGGAAAAAGAGATCAACACGATGACTGAGGCGGGAAAAAACAATTTGAAACGCATACATGTCTCGGCAACAAGAATGAGACAGCTTATTGAAGATTTACTGGAATTTTCAAAAGTGAGTGTACTGGAACATCCCTATGAAGTGAGTGATTTGAGTGCTGTAATCGAAGATATTAAATCAGAATTTTCAGATGCAATTGATCAAAAAAAAGCTGTTTTTAAAATAAACGGATTAGTGCCTGCCTATATAAGGCCATTCCAATTTCGCCAGCTTATCTATAACCTGATATCAAACTCCTTAAAGTTCTCTATACCTGATATTGAACTTCATATTACCATACAATCTACTATAATTAAGTACAGTGAATTCAAGCTGCTTAATCTGCCAGGTAGTACGCAGGTTTGTGACTATTGGAATCTTACTTTTAAAGATAATGGAATTGGCTTTGAAGCTCAATACAACGAGACTGTCTTTATCATATTTCAAAGACTCCATCACATTGAGGAATATCCCGGAACGGGAATTGGTCTGGCTATTGTAAAGAAAATTGTAGAAAATCATAATGGAATTATAACCGCTGATGGTAATTTAAACAAGGGCGTTTTATTCAACATTTATATCCAGTAA
- a CDS encoding response regulator has translation MDYEDIEILFAEDSMEDAMLTVRALNKSGFTNKLLHVKDGAEALDFLYCRGIYSKRNPKLHPKLLLLDLKMPKMSGMQVLEKVKSDDALKSIPIVILTSSQEDPDIAECYSLGANSYIVKPVDSNNFFNAIKELGMYWMILSQPAN, from the coding sequence ATGGATTACGAAGATATTGAAATTTTATTTGCCGAAGACAGCATGGAAGATGCTATGCTGACCGTGCGCGCTCTTAATAAAAGCGGCTTTACAAACAAACTCCTGCATGTCAAGGATGGCGCCGAAGCGCTTGATTTTCTGTACTGCAGGGGAATCTATTCAAAGAGAAATCCAAAATTACATCCCAAACTTCTTCTCTTGGATTTAAAAATGCCCAAGATGTCAGGAATGCAGGTATTGGAAAAAGTCAAAAGCGATGATGCGCTTAAATCTATTCCAATAGTCATTCTTACCTCTTCCCAGGAAGATCCGGACATTGCAGAATGTTATAGTCTTGGTGCTAACAGTTACATTGTAAAACCTGTAGACAGCAACAACTTTTTTAATGCAATAAAAGAACTTGGGATGTATTGGATGATCCTGAGCCAGCCTGCTAATTAA
- a CDS encoding sensor histidine kinase: MKEKRKVEKLKRAAELIVKNRELAYQEKRSSELTLANDELKKAQEELGSFSYSVSHDLRAPIRAINGYTQILIEDHADSIDDDGKKIIQAIVNNSNKMGILIDDLLAFSKLGRKEVSSSNINMTSLVNGVINDITFEKGENTPIFEIEELAPANGDSSLIKQVWINLISNAIKYSKYKPEIKIKIASTLQDHKIIYSIKDWGAGFDMAYYDKLFGVFQRLHSQEEFKGTGIGLAIVQKIVSRHSGAVWAESKLDEGAEFYFSLPNIKH, translated from the coding sequence TTGAAAGAGAAAAGAAAAGTGGAAAAGCTAAAAAGGGCTGCAGAATTAATAGTTAAAAACAGAGAACTTGCCTATCAGGAAAAGCGAAGCAGTGAACTGACCCTGGCTAATGATGAACTAAAAAAAGCGCAGGAAGAACTGGGATCATTTTCCTACTCAGTTTCACATGATCTGCGTGCACCTATTCGGGCGATTAACGGTTATACACAAATACTGATAGAGGACCATGCAGATTCAATAGATGATGATGGAAAAAAAATCATCCAAGCCATAGTCAACAACTCCAATAAAATGGGAATATTGATCGATGACCTGCTTGCTTTCAGCAAATTAGGACGCAAAGAGGTCTCATCTAGCAATATAAATATGACCTCACTAGTAAATGGAGTCATAAATGATATAACATTTGAAAAAGGTGAAAATACACCCATTTTTGAAATTGAAGAACTTGCCCCAGCAAATGGAGATTCCTCACTGATCAAACAGGTTTGGATCAATCTAATCTCTAATGCTATAAAATATTCAAAATACAAGCCAGAGATAAAAATCAAAATAGCATCAACGTTGCAAGACCACAAAATCATCTACAGTATAAAAGATTGGGGTGCAGGATTCGATATGGCTTATTATGATAAATTGTTTGGCGTTTTCCAGCGTCTGCACTCGCAGGAAGAATTTAAAGGAACAGGCATTGGACTGGCGATTGTGCAAAAAATTGTCAGCCGGCATTCGGGAGCAGTTTGGGCAGAATCAAAACTAGATGAAGGTGCTGAATTTTACTTCAGCCTGCCGAATATTAAACATTAA
- a CDS encoding PAS domain-containing protein: MSIKEKNGIKEVVLSDENNSENKVHPTGEKLPLQKIKISKKAVQPFSNSIKAEFHNKQIEPEILALKEQLDANEQYLLNLTNAINTTNASVEFDMDGNILNANKNFLKIMGYTAKDLLGKHHSLLVDPSYSKSNAYQFFWNSLKKGIHQRDEFILTAKNGKLIWFSGSYNPIFNTQGKPYKVLKIATDITLSKTQFLQLAVQAQEKEKRSSELVIANKELAFQNKEKEDRAAELIIANKELKFSE; encoded by the coding sequence ATGAGCATTAAAGAAAAAAATGGTATTAAGGAAGTAGTGCTTTCTGATGAAAATAATTCAGAGAATAAGGTACATCCCACAGGAGAAAAGTTACCACTTCAGAAAATCAAAATATCAAAAAAAGCAGTTCAGCCTTTTAGCAACAGCATTAAAGCCGAATTTCACAATAAGCAAATAGAACCTGAAATTTTAGCACTTAAAGAACAACTTGATGCAAATGAACAGTATTTGTTAAATCTAACAAATGCTATAAACACCACAAACGCATCTGTTGAGTTCGATATGGATGGCAATATTTTAAATGCCAATAAAAATTTCCTCAAAATTATGGGCTACACTGCAAAAGATTTGCTGGGAAAGCATCATAGTCTTTTAGTTGATCCCTCCTATTCAAAATCAAATGCGTATCAGTTTTTTTGGAACAGCCTGAAAAAAGGTATTCATCAAAGGGACGAATTTATCCTGACGGCGAAAAACGGCAAATTAATATGGTTTTCGGGCAGTTATAATCCTATTTTCAATACTCAAGGGAAACCTTATAAGGTCTTAAAAATAGCAACAGACATAACACTTTCCAAAACACAATTTTTACAGCTGGCTGTCCAAGCTCAGGAAAAGGAAAAAAGATCATCTGAGTTAGTTATTGCAAATAAAGAACTTGCTTTTCAAAATAAGGAAAAGGAAGACCGTGCTGCAGAATTAATCATTGCAAATAAAGAATTAAAATTTTCAGAATGA
- a CDS encoding DUF3570 domain-containing protein: protein MKRIFITGFALLALFQARAQNVPADSTSYKSNKLKLEEVNLVSSYYKQDGNNSAVTGGIGSEHLTDIANTIDVKLVKYGQTGIKHTFDIEAGIDHYTSASSDMIDLSANSSASSSDNRFYPSLTYLRENEEKGRTLGIGVSSSTEFDYQSFGGNIAFSQKTKDRNGEFTAKFQTFIDQLKLIEPVELRAPGSEGYESANRNTFAGTLSYSQVVNKNLQLMLVGDVISQNGYLSLPFHRVYFADGSVHQEKMPDTRLKIPLGIRASYFLGDNVIIRAYYRYYTDDWSLKAHTADLEIPVKLTQAFSVSPFYRYYTQTGTKYFKPYGEHTASDEYYTSNYDLSKFDSSFFGMGMKFTPLNGIFGLKHWNTLEIRYGHYTRTTNMTSDIISINIKYK, encoded by the coding sequence ATGAAAAGAATATTCATTACAGGATTTGCATTATTGGCATTATTTCAGGCAAGGGCGCAGAATGTCCCGGCCGATTCTACCAGTTATAAAAGCAATAAATTAAAATTGGAAGAAGTTAATCTGGTTTCGAGCTATTATAAACAAGACGGAAACAATTCAGCCGTTACGGGTGGAATCGGTTCTGAGCATCTAACTGATATTGCCAATACCATTGATGTTAAGCTGGTAAAATACGGCCAGACCGGAATCAAGCATACCTTTGATATTGAAGCCGGTATTGACCATTATACCTCTGCTTCATCAGATATGATTGACCTGAGCGCTAATTCATCTGCATCGTCTTCAGACAACCGCTTCTACCCTTCTTTGACCTACCTTAGGGAAAATGAAGAAAAAGGAAGAACGCTTGGAATCGGCGTTTCATCATCAACGGAATTTGATTACCAGTCTTTTGGAGGAAATATTGCCTTCTCGCAGAAAACAAAAGACAGAAACGGGGAATTCACGGCCAAATTCCAGACCTTTATAGATCAGCTCAAATTAATTGAGCCCGTTGAACTTCGTGCTCCGGGAAGTGAAGGTTATGAAAGTGCTAACAGAAATACTTTTGCAGGGACTTTGAGCTACTCCCAGGTTGTAAACAAAAACCTGCAGCTAATGCTTGTAGGGGACGTCATCAGCCAGAATGGCTATTTAAGTCTTCCTTTTCACAGGGTTTATTTTGCTGACGGCTCTGTCCATCAGGAAAAAATGCCCGATACAAGACTTAAAATCCCATTGGGAATAAGGGCCAGTTATTTCTTGGGAGATAACGTAATTATTCGCGCTTATTACAGATATTATACCGATGACTGGAGCCTGAAAGCACATACGGCTGACCTTGAAATTCCTGTAAAATTAACACAGGCGTTTTCTGTGAGTCCGTTCTACAGGTATTATACACAGACAGGAACGAAATATTTTAAACCGTACGGCGAACACACCGCTTCTGATGAATATTATACCAGCAACTATGATTTGTCTAAGTTTGACAGCAGTTTCTTTGGGATGGGAATGAAATTCACACCTCTTAATGGAATTTTTGGGCTCAAGCATTGGAATACGCTGGAGATTCGTTATGGGCATTATACCAGAACTACCAATATGACTTCTGATATTATCAGCATCAACATAAAATATAAATAA
- a CDS encoding DUF4266 domain-containing protein — translation MKKPRQKNLVLLCSIALTGILLTSCTSVKEYQKGKINDSEMVLSNRKIEKTELSFQSYREGASGANSGKSGGGCGCN, via the coding sequence ATGAAAAAGCCAAGGCAAAAAAATCTCGTGCTTTTATGCAGTATTGCTTTAACAGGCATTCTTCTCACATCCTGCACCTCTGTAAAGGAATACCAGAAAGGAAAAATCAACGATTCTGAAATGGTACTTTCCAACAGGAAAATAGAAAAGACAGAACTTAGTTTTCAATCCTACCGTGAGGGAGCTTCCGGGGCCAATTCAGGAAAAAGCGGCGGCGGCTGTGGCTGTAACTAA